A single window of Halotalea alkalilenta DNA harbors:
- a CDS encoding DUF4202 domain-containing protein translates to MTDPRFVDALRRIDAVHAEDPRTDHDGERALPFELLYAERMSAWLARVAPEASIPLQLAVRAQHLRRWALPRDSYPIDRAGYHAWRSELKQRQAELAARLVEEAGFEPSTAQRVAALVRKEKLKRDPETQALEDTTCLVFLAYYFDDFANEHDDDKLVDILAKTWRKMSPHGQRLTAELPLSPRAKALIERALGV, encoded by the coding sequence GTGACCGATCCCCGCTTCGTCGATGCACTCAGGCGCATCGATGCCGTCCACGCCGAAGACCCGCGTACCGACCACGATGGCGAACGCGCGCTGCCGTTCGAACTGCTCTACGCCGAACGGATGAGCGCTTGGCTCGCCCGGGTCGCTCCCGAGGCCTCGATCCCCTTGCAGCTGGCGGTGCGCGCCCAGCACCTGCGCCGCTGGGCGCTGCCACGCGACAGCTACCCGATCGATCGGGCGGGCTATCATGCCTGGCGCAGCGAACTGAAGCAGCGCCAGGCAGAGCTTGCCGCGCGGCTGGTCGAAGAGGCGGGCTTCGAGCCATCGACCGCCCAGCGGGTCGCAGCGCTCGTGCGCAAGGAAAAGCTCAAGCGCGATCCCGAGACCCAGGCGCTGGAGGACACCACCTGCCTGGTGTTCCTGGCCTACTACTTCGACGACTTCGCCAACGAGCACGATGACGACAAGCTGGTCGATATCCTGGCCAAGACCTGGCGCAAGATGTCGCCCCACGGCCAGCGGCTCACCGCCGAACTGCCGCTCTCCCCACGCGCCAAGGCATTGATCGAACGCGCCCTCGGCGTCTGA
- the hemC gene encoding hydroxymethylbilane synthase, producing MSSNTRAPLRIATRRSPLALWQAEHVKARLEALHPGLEVSLVSMSTRGDRILDAPLAKVGGKGLFVKELEEALLDGRADIAVHSMKDVPMHFPQGLGLEAILERGAPTDAFVSNRFDSLDALPESARVGTSSLRRQLQLLELRPDLVVSSLRGSVQTRLAKLDAGEFDAIVLATSGLQRLGLDARIRQELVPELMLPACGQGALGIECRRDDQRLLELIRPLIDRDTTARVLAERAMNTRLDGGCQVPIGGYAVLEQGGAGLWLRALVGSPDGARVLRFEARGSFSDPERLGIEVAEALIQQGAGEILAAVYGDRTR from the coding sequence GTGTCGTCCAACACTCGCGCACCGCTGCGCATCGCTACCCGCCGCAGCCCCCTGGCCCTCTGGCAGGCCGAGCACGTCAAGGCGCGCCTAGAGGCGCTGCACCCCGGGCTCGAGGTGAGCCTGGTCTCGATGAGCACCCGTGGTGACCGAATCCTCGATGCGCCGCTGGCCAAGGTCGGTGGCAAGGGGCTGTTCGTCAAGGAACTCGAGGAGGCGCTGCTCGACGGTCGCGCCGATATCGCGGTGCATTCGATGAAGGATGTACCGATGCACTTCCCCCAGGGGCTTGGGCTCGAGGCGATTCTCGAGCGCGGTGCGCCGACCGATGCCTTCGTCTCCAACCGTTTCGACTCTCTCGATGCGCTGCCCGAGAGCGCTCGGGTCGGCACCTCGAGCCTGCGCCGCCAGCTGCAGCTGCTCGAACTGCGTCCCGACCTGGTGGTCTCGAGCCTGCGCGGCAGCGTGCAGACCCGGTTGGCCAAGCTCGACGCCGGCGAGTTCGATGCCATCGTGCTCGCCACCTCCGGGCTCCAGCGCCTGGGCCTCGATGCGCGGATTCGCCAGGAGCTCGTCCCCGAACTGATGCTGCCCGCCTGTGGTCAGGGCGCGCTCGGCATCGAGTGCCGGCGCGACGATCAGCGGCTGCTCGAGCTGATCCGCCCTTTGATCGACCGCGACACCACCGCGCGGGTGCTCGCCGAGCGGGCGATGAACACCCGGCTCGACGGTGGCTGCCAGGTACCGATCGGCGGCTATGCGGTGCTCGAGCAGGGCGGTGCCGGACTCTGGCTGCGCGCGCTGGTCGGCTCTCCCGACGGCGCGCGCGTGCTGCGCTTCGAGGCGCGCGGTTCGTTCAGTGATCCCGAGCGCCTCGGTATCGAGGTTGCTGAAGCCCTGATCCAGCAAGGCGCGGGGGAAATCCTCGCCGCGGTTTATGGTGACCGGACGCGATGA
- a CDS encoding heme biosynthesis HemY N-terminal domain-containing protein, with amino-acid sequence MRKLILFIVIGLVVGALLGQLMLSVPGYWLVRVGDTSVQTSFWFGLVALFVIFLLLHFLLRLLWQLRRPFSRIKLWNSRTRHRQALKRTVSGLVALAEGRWKRAERTLTRAADDSSVPLVNYLSAALAAHYQGRFDRAEELLREAHRSTSGADSAVGLLEAQLLLDRGLREQALAILTRLEQQTPDHPQLLKLLKQAYVGVGDWEGVRRILPRLERHSLIDEAERVELEKRTYRELTLQAPAFAASTAISPLSGRTVNELERVRELWADMPDVLRLDVDMLLLYVDALVRNGEADHAEQLLRQALKDRWSARLVLRYGLIEVDPQLQLKFAEQWLQERPNDPELLLTLGRLSLRNAYWGKAQEYFEASHRQRPSGTACAELARLYTNLGEYNKSQFYFRKSVELLDRALPELPQPSAAKR; translated from the coding sequence ATGCGCAAACTGATCCTTTTCATCGTCATCGGCCTGGTCGTCGGTGCACTGCTCGGCCAGCTGATGCTCTCGGTGCCGGGCTACTGGCTGGTGCGGGTCGGCGACACTTCGGTGCAGACCTCGTTCTGGTTCGGGCTGGTCGCCTTGTTCGTGATCTTCCTGCTGCTCCATTTCCTGCTTCGGCTGCTGTGGCAGCTGCGCCGCCCATTCAGCCGGATCAAGCTGTGGAACAGCCGGACTCGCCATCGCCAGGCATTGAAGCGCACGGTGAGCGGTCTGGTGGCGCTCGCCGAGGGGCGCTGGAAGCGTGCCGAGCGGACCCTGACCCGCGCCGCCGATGACTCCTCGGTGCCGCTGGTCAACTACCTCTCGGCCGCGCTCGCCGCCCATTACCAGGGGCGTTTCGATCGCGCCGAGGAGCTCCTGCGCGAGGCGCATCGCTCCACTTCCGGCGCCGACAGCGCGGTCGGACTGCTCGAGGCGCAGCTGCTGCTCGATCGCGGCCTGCGCGAGCAGGCGCTGGCGATCCTTACCCGGCTCGAGCAGCAGACGCCGGATCATCCGCAGCTGCTCAAATTGCTCAAGCAGGCCTATGTCGGGGTCGGTGACTGGGAGGGGGTGCGCCGGATCCTGCCGAGACTCGAGCGTCACTCGCTGATCGACGAGGCCGAGCGGGTCGAGCTCGAGAAGCGCACCTATCGCGAGCTGACCCTGCAGGCGCCGGCCTTTGCCGCCAGCACTGCGATCAGCCCGCTGAGCGGGCGCACGGTCAATGAGCTCGAGCGGGTGCGCGAGCTGTGGGCCGACATGCCCGACGTGCTGCGCCTCGATGTCGACATGCTGCTGCTCTACGTCGATGCGTTGGTCCGCAATGGTGAAGCTGACCATGCCGAGCAGCTGCTGCGCCAGGCGTTGAAGGATCGCTGGAGCGCGCGGCTGGTGCTGCGCTATGGCCTGATCGAGGTCGATCCCCAACTGCAGCTCAAGTTCGCCGAGCAGTGGCTGCAGGAGCGGCCCAACGATCCCGAACTGCTGCTCACGCTTGGCCGGCTGTCGCTGCGCAATGCCTACTGGGGCAAGGCCCAGGAGTACTTCGAGGCGAGCCATCGCCAGCGCCCGAGCGGTACCGCCTGTGCCGAGCTCGCGCGGCTCTATACCAACCTCGGCGAGTACAACAAGAGCCAGTTCTACTTCAGAAAGAGCGTCGAACTGCTCGACCGCGCCCTGCCGGAGCTGCCCCAGCCCAGCGCCGCCAAGCGCTGA
- a CDS encoding ABC transporter substrate-binding protein: MTTIKTFAAALGATLGLLGASYAQAQTVLKVHYPMPGFFKDVMADISQAFMRENPDVSIEFVAPSPTYEDGLQLLLRQANSANQPDISFVGFNRLRVIDERDLAVDLTPLIAEEPDIAAEGFSPQLLDLAKVGDHQLGLAFAASTPIMYYNADLLREVGGDPENPPDTWDEVIEYGGRIAALGNGVQGIDFRWQGDDWMFMALVLGDGGRMMSEDEQSVAFAGPEGEAALELIERMRREGGMPVFTKAAGEQAFVSGKVGFAFQTTGALRNTINNVGDKFELRTAPLPLLDAERGKLPTGGNAIVMLTRDPAKQQAAWRLMKFAAGPYGAATVVPGTGYVPTNTLAAQSPDYLGNFYPANPLFQAGLDQMGAMVPWYAFPGANGVRISQAIVDRLAALVELRATPADTLDGMRTDVERLLPRR, encoded by the coding sequence ATGACCACAATCAAGACCTTCGCCGCCGCGCTCGGCGCGACCCTTGGCCTGCTCGGCGCGAGCTATGCCCAGGCCCAGACCGTGCTCAAGGTGCACTACCCAATGCCGGGATTCTTCAAAGACGTAATGGCCGATATCTCCCAGGCCTTCATGCGCGAGAACCCTGATGTCTCGATCGAGTTCGTCGCCCCGTCGCCCACCTATGAAGACGGTCTGCAGCTGCTGCTGCGCCAGGCGAACTCAGCCAACCAGCCGGATATCAGCTTCGTCGGTTTCAATCGCCTGCGAGTGATCGATGAGCGCGACCTCGCGGTCGACCTCACCCCTCTCATCGCCGAGGAGCCGGATATCGCCGCCGAAGGGTTCAGCCCGCAATTGCTCGATCTCGCCAAGGTCGGCGACCACCAGCTGGGCCTGGCCTTCGCCGCATCGACGCCGATCATGTACTACAACGCCGACCTGCTGCGCGAGGTCGGCGGCGACCCGGAAAACCCGCCTGACACCTGGGACGAGGTGATCGAATACGGCGGCAGGATCGCAGCGCTGGGCAACGGAGTCCAGGGCATCGACTTCCGTTGGCAGGGCGACGACTGGATGTTCATGGCACTGGTGCTCGGCGACGGCGGACGGATGATGAGCGAAGACGAGCAGTCGGTCGCCTTCGCTGGCCCCGAGGGCGAGGCCGCGCTCGAGCTGATCGAACGGATGCGCCGCGAGGGCGGCATGCCGGTGTTCACCAAGGCCGCCGGCGAACAGGCCTTCGTCAGCGGCAAGGTGGGCTTTGCCTTCCAGACCACCGGCGCGCTGCGCAATACGATCAACAACGTCGGCGACAAGTTCGAACTGCGCACCGCACCGCTGCCGCTGCTCGATGCCGAGCGCGGCAAACTGCCGACCGGCGGCAACGCGATCGTGATGCTGACCCGCGACCCGGCCAAGCAGCAGGCCGCCTGGCGGCTGATGAAGTTCGCCGCCGGCCCCTATGGCGCGGCGACGGTAGTGCCCGGCACCGGCTATGTGCCGACCAACACCCTGGCGGCGCAATCCCCCGATTACCTGGGTAATTTCTATCCGGCCAATCCGCTGTTCCAGGCGGGGCTCGACCAGATGGGCGCCATGGTGCCCTGGTACGCCTTCCCCGGTGCCAACGGGGTAAGGATCAGCCAGGCGATCGTCGACCGCCTCGCCGCGCTGGTCGAACTGCGCGCCACGCCGGCCGACACTCTCGACGGCATGCGCACCGATGTGGAGCGCCTGCTGCCGCGGCGCTGA
- a CDS encoding response regulator transcription factor, producing MYRIALVEDHERVAELIQRALLQVGIETDTFQNTAQASFGLSHADYTVMIVDRGLPDGDGLAWLRDVRAAGNMTPCLMLTARDALHDRIDGLESGADDYLAKPFAMDELIARVRSLMRRPPVLASLAPAVGDLTIDLDNSRLQCKTQSILLAPAELQLMLCLMNAAGRTVRHTNLEHAGWGVAKAVTPNALDVALHRIRKKLSAIGSTARIKNVRGLGYMLTDEPTANE from the coding sequence ATGTATCGTATAGCGTTGGTCGAGGACCATGAGCGGGTTGCGGAGCTGATCCAACGGGCGCTGCTGCAAGTGGGAATCGAGACCGATACCTTCCAGAACACGGCCCAGGCGTCGTTCGGGCTCAGCCATGCCGACTACACCGTGATGATCGTGGATCGGGGGCTGCCCGATGGGGATGGGCTGGCCTGGCTCAGGGACGTGCGCGCGGCGGGCAATATGACCCCCTGCCTGATGCTGACCGCGCGCGACGCCCTGCATGATCGCATCGACGGGCTCGAAAGCGGCGCCGACGACTACCTGGCCAAACCGTTCGCGATGGATGAATTGATCGCGCGGGTTCGCTCATTGATGAGACGCCCCCCGGTACTTGCGTCCCTCGCGCCCGCCGTGGGCGACCTGACCATCGATCTCGACAACAGTCGTCTGCAGTGTAAGACGCAGTCCATCCTGCTAGCGCCAGCCGAGCTCCAGCTTATGCTTTGCCTCATGAACGCAGCGGGGCGCACCGTGCGGCATACCAACCTCGAGCATGCCGGCTGGGGAGTCGCCAAGGCGGTAACGCCCAACGCGTTGGATGTGGCTTTGCATCGCATCCGCAAGAAGCTCTCGGCGATCGGTTCGACCGCCAGGATCAAGAACGTTCGAGGGCTCGGCTACATGCTCACCGACGAGCCGACAGCGAACGAGTGA
- a CDS encoding ATP-binding protein has translation MKRELWRNAVNIVQGSRSDGSRWLESLSTRLLITCTVALIITVTVVSLAVVTLLESNPTSFLGRHRQNDMGTRLIDTLRFDSQGNPQSVTLIDEIHIWRAAFPDQFQYRVLDPQGTVLLSSEHLISNFPSADDYFDPQAERFAVESDGRGFHVETLPFTYDGNQFFLQTAVSDYLSEVIVRNRLKPVFTTVTIIAGISLGVFILAIYFTFHSMFRPLRRVSDAAARISPENLTSRLSLDGIPSEVRPLAEAFNSALDRLEEGFRVQQSFFASAAHELKTPLTLIRGQIELQGDSSQQARLLQDVDLMSRHVQQLLHIAEVSELYNYRSASTDVVAVVDEVIRYLGRRAEKKRVRIVVAHRATASALEADKAALFILLKNLVENAVEVSPESAVVTIDISNHSVAVNDQGEGIDPAHLPHIFSKFWRAPGNKYEGAGLGLAICWKIANTYGWQLFVDRSVPHTRFVVLFDGQVGNR, from the coding sequence ATGAAGCGTGAATTATGGCGAAACGCAGTCAATATCGTGCAGGGTAGTCGATCGGATGGATCGAGATGGCTCGAAAGTCTATCGACCCGGCTGTTGATCACCTGCACGGTGGCATTGATCATCACGGTGACGGTCGTCTCCTTGGCGGTCGTGACGCTTTTGGAATCGAATCCAACATCGTTTTTGGGGCGACATAGACAAAACGATATGGGGACCCGCCTCATCGATACGCTCAGGTTCGATTCCCAGGGTAACCCGCAGTCCGTTACCTTGATTGATGAAATTCACATATGGCGGGCGGCGTTCCCGGATCAATTCCAGTACCGGGTGTTGGATCCACAGGGCACGGTATTGCTCTCTTCGGAGCACTTGATCTCCAATTTTCCATCCGCCGATGACTATTTCGATCCCCAAGCGGAGAGGTTCGCGGTCGAAAGCGATGGACGGGGATTCCACGTGGAAACCTTGCCTTTCACATATGACGGTAACCAGTTCTTTCTGCAAACGGCCGTGAGCGACTATCTGAGCGAAGTCATCGTTCGCAACAGGCTCAAGCCGGTATTCACCACCGTCACGATCATCGCGGGGATATCCCTTGGTGTCTTCATCCTGGCGATATATTTCACCTTCCACAGTATGTTCAGGCCATTGCGTCGGGTATCGGATGCGGCCGCCAGAATTTCACCTGAAAACTTGACCTCCCGGCTTTCACTGGATGGAATTCCGAGTGAAGTGAGGCCGCTGGCAGAAGCCTTCAATAGCGCGCTGGATCGGTTGGAAGAAGGGTTCAGGGTCCAGCAATCGTTCTTCGCCTCGGCCGCGCACGAGCTCAAGACGCCGCTCACTTTGATACGCGGACAAATCGAGCTTCAGGGTGATTCGAGCCAGCAGGCCCGGCTTCTCCAAGATGTCGACCTGATGTCGAGGCACGTCCAGCAGTTACTGCATATTGCTGAAGTAAGTGAATTATATAATTATCGTTCCGCGAGCACGGACGTGGTGGCGGTGGTAGATGAGGTGATACGTTATCTTGGGCGCCGGGCCGAGAAAAAGCGTGTCCGGATCGTGGTGGCGCATCGGGCGACCGCCTCCGCGCTAGAGGCTGATAAGGCGGCCTTATTCATCTTGCTCAAAAATCTGGTCGAAAATGCGGTGGAAGTTTCGCCTGAGTCCGCCGTCGTCACCATAGATATATCCAATCATTCGGTTGCGGTAAACGATCAGGGGGAAGGCATCGACCCGGCCCATTTGCCGCATATCTTCTCGAAGTTCTGGCGAGCGCCCGGAAACAAGTACGAGGGGGCGGGTCTGGGCTTGGCCATTTGTTGGAAAATTGCTAACACCTATGGTTGGCAGCTGTTCGTCGACCGCTCCGTACCGCATACACGATTCGTGGTTTTATTTGATGGTCAAGTGGGTAATAGATAA
- a CDS encoding MipA/OmpV family protein has protein sequence MTLFIRSKRWSMMLPAFAFVLVDSAYAQQTLSDTRDAGGSGFTFLSDAPNVTHWGIGVGARYRDSPYRDYDGSDFDALPIFYFDNKWVNFFGTRADLKIGTWNDFSVALRGRYSFGGGYEASDSPYLEGMDERDGGAWFGPAFSWKKSFGELSGSYLIGGNKGHRAELEFSKEFERGRFSISPYIGTGWSNSDYVDYYYGVRPSEVRANRPAYDGESAFDVTLGATFDYRMTDRQTLILDLGVTRFVGGGVYDSPLVENRTIPEVQVGYVYRFQ, from the coding sequence ATGACGTTGTTCATCCGCTCCAAACGCTGGTCAATGATGTTGCCTGCTTTCGCCTTCGTGCTCGTCGATTCCGCCTACGCTCAGCAAACGCTCAGCGATACGCGTGATGCCGGCGGTTCCGGCTTCACCTTCTTGAGCGACGCGCCGAACGTCACCCACTGGGGGATCGGCGTCGGGGCGCGTTACAGGGATTCGCCTTATCGAGACTATGATGGCTCCGATTTCGATGCGTTGCCGATTTTCTATTTCGACAACAAGTGGGTGAACTTCTTTGGCACCAGGGCGGATCTCAAGATCGGTACCTGGAATGACTTCTCCGTTGCACTGCGTGGAAGATACTCTTTCGGCGGTGGCTATGAAGCATCGGATTCGCCTTACCTGGAAGGCATGGACGAGCGCGATGGCGGTGCTTGGTTCGGTCCTGCGTTCAGCTGGAAAAAAAGCTTCGGTGAGCTATCAGGAAGCTACCTGATCGGCGGGAACAAAGGGCATCGCGCCGAACTGGAGTTCAGTAAAGAGTTCGAGCGTGGCCGGTTCAGTATCTCGCCCTACATCGGCACTGGCTGGTCGAACAGCGATTATGTCGATTACTACTATGGGGTGAGGCCGTCGGAGGTTCGCGCCAACCGGCCCGCCTACGATGGTGAGTCCGCATTCGATGTCACGCTTGGTGCCACGTTCGATTACCGCATGACCGACCGTCAGACCCTCATTCTCGATCTGGGCGTCACGCGATTCGTCGGCGGCGGTGTCTACGATAGCCCCTTGGTCGAAAACAGGACGATTCCTGAAGTCCAGGTCGGCTACGTTTATCGCTTCCAATGA
- a CDS encoding carbohydrate ABC transporter permease, with protein MSPIRLDPWRALRLALLLLGAAVCLAPYLWMLSAAMKPSSEIFSAGLTLWPERWAAAENFSRAFERVPLARMLLNGAIVCALILVIQVVIALPCAYAMAKLRFGAAGPLMAVVILGLLVPIHATALPIYIALDALGLLDGYTALVAPFALSVFAIFMFRQFFRGLPDDLLAAARLDGMSELGVLLRVVVPNAWPAITAFSIFSVVAHWNDLFWPLIVVTSPEMATPPLGLLFFRAAEAGDDYGALMAATTVVTLPLVVAFLFAQKRFIEGITMTGLKG; from the coding sequence ATGAGCCCGATTCGTCTCGATCCCTGGCGCGCACTGCGTCTGGCCCTGCTGCTGCTCGGCGCGGCGGTGTGTCTCGCGCCCTACCTGTGGATGCTCTCAGCGGCGATGAAGCCGAGCAGCGAGATCTTCTCCGCCGGGCTGACGCTCTGGCCCGAGCGGTGGGCCGCGGCGGAGAACTTCTCCCGTGCCTTCGAGCGCGTGCCGCTGGCCCGGATGCTGCTCAACGGCGCGATCGTCTGCGCGCTGATCCTGGTGATCCAGGTGGTGATCGCGCTGCCCTGCGCCTATGCGATGGCCAAGCTGCGCTTCGGCGCCGCGGGCCCGCTGATGGCGGTGGTGATCCTCGGCCTGCTGGTACCGATCCATGCCACTGCGCTGCCGATCTACATCGCCCTCGACGCCCTCGGCCTGCTCGACGGATATACCGCGCTGGTCGCGCCCTTCGCGCTCTCGGTGTTCGCGATCTTCATGTTCCGCCAGTTCTTCCGCGGCCTGCCCGACGACCTGCTCGCCGCTGCGCGGCTCGACGGCATGAGCGAGCTCGGCGTGCTGCTGCGGGTAGTGGTACCCAACGCTTGGCCTGCGATCACCGCCTTCTCGATCTTCTCGGTGGTCGCGCACTGGAACGATCTGTTCTGGCCGTTGATCGTCGTCACCAGCCCAGAGATGGCGACCCCGCCGCTGGGCCTTTTGTTCTTCCGCGCCGCCGAAGCCGGCGACGACTACGGCGCGCTGATGGCGGCCACCACGGTGGTGACCCTGCCGCTGGTGGTCGCTTTCCTGTTCGCCCAGAAGCGTTTCATCGAAGGCATCACCATGACCGGCCTCAAGGGCTGA
- a CDS encoding peptidylprolyl isomerase, which translates to MATATARHILVDSEAKCEALKQEIENGADFAEIARKHSSCPSSRQGGDLGSFGRGQMVPEFDRVVFSAPVSQVQGPVKTQFGYHLLEVTSRQD; encoded by the coding sequence ATGGCTACCGCCACTGCCCGCCATATCCTGGTTGACAGCGAAGCGAAGTGTGAAGCGCTCAAGCAGGAGATCGAAAACGGCGCCGATTTCGCCGAGATCGCACGCAAGCATTCGAGCTGCCCCTCCAGCCGCCAAGGCGGTGATCTCGGCAGCTTCGGCCGCGGCCAGATGGTGCCCGAGTTCGACCGCGTGGTGTTCAGCGCCCCGGTGAGCCAGGTCCAGGGACCGGTCAAGACCCAGTTCGGCTACCATTTGCTCGAAGTCACCAGCCGCCAGGATTGA
- a CDS encoding uroporphyrinogen-III synthase, which yields MRADRTVLITRPGARAQALRAALERRGLAPCDLDAMRLERLEIDAERHRQVLELSLDALLCVSPFAVECLAALLTPRPAWFDAVRLFATGESTREAMRDTFGRDALAPHDGSAASEGLLALDELARIAGWRVLLARGEGGRRLLSDTLVARGAKLEELALYRRRLDTPAPPALARLRAGEYLALIVTSAEQLDHLAQWCTCAARDRTLIVSSARLATLAEGSGFVRVRRAQDATPEALAQACASFTDD from the coding sequence ATGAGGGCTGATCGCACGGTGCTGATCACCCGCCCCGGCGCGCGCGCTCAGGCACTGCGGGCCGCGCTCGAGCGGCGCGGGCTCGCGCCGTGCGATCTCGATGCGATGAGGCTCGAGCGGCTCGAAATCGATGCCGAGCGGCATCGCCAAGTGCTCGAGCTGAGCCTGGATGCGCTGCTCTGCGTCAGCCCCTTCGCCGTCGAATGCCTCGCTGCGCTATTGACCCCGCGGCCGGCGTGGTTCGACGCGGTGCGGCTGTTCGCCACTGGCGAGAGCACTCGTGAAGCGATGCGCGATACGTTCGGGCGCGATGCACTGGCGCCGCATGACGGGTCGGCTGCCAGCGAAGGACTGCTGGCACTTGACGAGCTTGCCCGGATCGCAGGCTGGCGGGTGCTGCTGGCGCGCGGAGAGGGCGGACGACGGCTGTTGTCCGATACGCTTGTCGCGCGCGGCGCAAAGCTCGAAGAGCTCGCGCTCTATCGCCGCCGGCTGGACACCCCTGCGCCGCCTGCACTGGCGCGCCTTCGCGCCGGCGAGTACCTGGCGCTGATCGTGACCAGTGCCGAGCAGCTCGACCACTTGGCGCAGTGGTGCACTTGCGCTGCGCGTGATCGGACGCTGATCGTTTCCAGTGCGCGATTGGCTACACTGGCTGAGGGGAGTGGGTTCGTCAGGGTGCGACGTGCCCAAGATGCGACACCCGAAGCGCTGGCGCAGGCGTGCGCCTCGTTTACGGATGATTGA
- a CDS encoding uroporphyrinogen-III C-methyltransferase translates to MSKEDDKKFSRDDQREPPAKHDEDVSPTIEVDAAGDARAAEPEPAEAHATESGPVKPDAAEAEPAPGATLEPAAEVKPEPAAGVRPEPAAEVKPEPAAAAAASATAGAGRSSTGAGMDAPPPGGGGRNAAVSRARRPWQLALAVLVVVVILLLLGLGLGVQRLNQQSAELDALSGRLEQLRDENDTAIRSALGQREQAVDALGERVDQNDRAVQGVLAELNQQQRSDAREWTYAEVEYLLRIANQRLGLERDVAGAQSLLETADRRLAEVDNPAFLPVRREIGSEIAALDSVPRLDREGIYLQLAAAQQQFDRLPLAQETKALAARVDDDAIYSGGWREQLSRLGTQLKDLVTIRRHDEPLEALITPEQEGYLRQNVRMLLEQAQLGLIREQPEIYRTSLDEASRLVRLYYLTDDTGVASALDRLSQLSSQQVRPELPDISGSLERLREILSRRGGPADADQGA, encoded by the coding sequence ATGAGCAAAGAAGACGATAAGAAATTCTCAAGGGATGATCAGCGGGAGCCGCCGGCGAAGCATGACGAAGACGTCTCGCCTACGATCGAAGTCGATGCCGCAGGCGATGCTCGCGCAGCCGAGCCCGAGCCCGCCGAGGCGCACGCCACGGAGTCCGGTCCGGTCAAGCCGGACGCCGCCGAGGCTGAGCCGGCCCCTGGCGCCACGCTCGAGCCGGCTGCTGAGGTCAAGCCCGAGCCCGCCGCTGGCGTCAGGCCCGAGCCGGCTGCTGAGGTCAAGCCCGAGCCTGCCGCCGCTGCCGCCGCGTCCGCTACGGCCGGGGCGGGCAGGTCGAGTACCGGCGCGGGCATGGACGCGCCGCCGCCGGGCGGAGGAGGGCGCAACGCCGCGGTGAGTCGCGCTCGCCGGCCATGGCAGCTAGCGCTGGCGGTGCTGGTCGTGGTGGTGATTTTGCTGCTGCTCGGACTGGGCTTAGGTGTCCAGCGGCTCAATCAGCAGAGCGCCGAGCTCGATGCGCTGTCCGGACGGCTCGAGCAGCTGCGCGACGAGAACGATACCGCCATCCGTTCCGCCCTTGGCCAGCGCGAGCAGGCGGTCGATGCGCTGGGCGAGCGCGTCGACCAGAACGATCGTGCGGTGCAGGGGGTGCTCGCCGAGCTCAACCAGCAACAGCGCAGCGATGCGCGTGAATGGACCTACGCCGAGGTCGAGTACCTGCTGCGTATCGCCAACCAGCGCCTCGGTCTCGAGCGCGACGTCGCCGGTGCCCAGAGCTTGCTCGAGACCGCCGATCGCCGTCTCGCCGAGGTCGACAACCCCGCTTTCCTCCCGGTCCGGCGCGAGATCGGCAGCGAGATCGCCGCCCTCGACAGCGTGCCGCGGCTCGATCGCGAAGGGATCTACCTGCAGCTCGCCGCCGCGCAGCAGCAGTTCGACCGCCTGCCGCTCGCTCAGGAGACCAAGGCGCTGGCGGCGCGGGTCGATGACGATGCGATCTATTCGGGGGGCTGGCGCGAGCAGCTGTCGAGGCTCGGTACCCAGCTCAAGGACCTGGTCACCATCCGCCGCCATGACGAGCCGCTGGAGGCGCTGATCACTCCCGAGCAGGAGGGCTACCTGCGCCAGAACGTGCGCATGCTGCTCGAGCAGGCGCAGCTCGGGCTGATCCGCGAGCAGCCCGAGATCTACCGGACCAGCCTCGATGAGGCGAGCCGGCTGGTGCGGCTTTACTACCTCACCGACGACACCGGAGTCGCAAGCGCCCTCGACCGGCTCTCCCAGCTGTCGAGCCAGCAGGTGCGCCCGGAGCTGCCCGATATCAGCGGTTCGCTCGAGCGGCTGCGTGAGATTCTCTCGCGCCGCGGCGGGCCGGCCGATGCCGACCAGGGAGCGTGA